GACCGGCCCCGATTCGCGCGACTCGACGAAGAGCGATTCGAAGTTCGAAGCGCGGGGCGACGCGCGGGAGAACGTCGGCAACAACGCGCGCGGGACCGCCGCGAATCCCGAGACGAGCCGGGACAACGCGCAGCACGACGTCCAGCGCGGGAACGAACGCACGCGCAACACGAACGAGGCGGTCGACGACTTCGACATGGACCTCAAGCACGACAACCAGCGCGGCAAGGAGCCGCACGGGATGGAGGAGCTGGCCCGCGAGACCCGGTCGGGGATGTTCGGCGCGCCGGGTGCGCACGGCGACACAGGGCACGCGGGCGTGCAACACTCGCGCAAGGGGCAGGCGGAAAGCCCGGCCGAGCGAACGCACAACGAGCCGCCGAAGCACAAGCAAGGGCATCGTTAGCGCCCGGGGCGTCCCGGGTTCGCACTCTGGCGGACCGCGGGGTAGGCGTGGCATTTTCGCGTATGCGCTCCCCGCGGTCGGGCTCTCTCGTCACGACTGTGGTAGTCGGCGTTGCGCTTTCTCCCCCTGTTGCGGCGACCCGAGTCGGCGCACAGCGCGCGCCTGAGACCGGCCCCGCGCCGCTCGCGCCCGGGACGGTCTTTCGCTTCAGAGGGCGGGACCTCGCGCGTGGCGTCGAGACCCGCCTCCCCGTAACGCTCGTCGAACGGCGAGGAGATACGCTCGTCTTTCGCCAGCGTGACGGTGGGCTCGGGCTGGTCCCGCTCGACCGGATTACCGACCTGGAGGTCGCGCGAGGACGGCGACGACGGTCGGACGGGGCGTGGCGTGGAGCGCGAATCGGGGGCGTCGCCCTCGGTGTACATACAATCCTCGCGACGTCATTCGCCTTCATCCAAGATCGCGGTCGTCCGCCAGGCGATTGCGACCTCCTCTGCATCTCGAACTCGGCCGCGATCGGCATTGCCGGGACGTTCCTCACCGGAGTTGCGGCCGGAACCGGGGCCACGATCGGCGCGCTGGCACCGGGCACGCGGTGGACGCGGGTCGACGTGTCGGCGGTTCGCGTCGGCATCGCCCCAATCCCAATCGGCGCAACCGTCGCGCTCGGCTTCCGATTCTGACGCGCTCGGCCGATCGGGCCGAGGCCGCTACTTTCCTCCGCCATGCACCCCGATCGGCTCACCGACATCCCGATCCACCGCGCACTCGGCCAGCTCCCCGGCTGGGCCCGCAAGGGCGACGAGCTCGTGAAGAACTACCCGTTCCCGAACTTCGCGGCGGGCGTCGCGTTCGTGAACCGCGTCGCGCGGGTGGCGGAGGCGGCGAATCACCACCCGGACCTCGACCTGCGGTACGCGAAGGTGGTCTGCCATCTCACCACGCACAGCGCGGGCGGGATCACGCAGAAGGACCTCGACATGGCCGGTGCGATCGAACGTGTCGCGGGCAGTTGACGCGCCGCCGACGGGTCGCTGTTGACGCACAAAGGGCGGCCCCGTAGGGCCGCCCTTTGTTACTGCCGAGTCGCTCGAATCAGTTGCGACGGCCGCCGCCGAGGAGGCGGAGGATGAAGAGGAACATGTTCAGCAGGTCGAGATAGATCTGCACGGCCGCGATGACGTAGTCGTCCGGGCCGTAGACGTTGCGCAGGCGCCAGGTGTCGAAGACGAGTAGCCCGCTGAAGAGCAGCGTGCCGACGCCCGCGATCCAGAGCCCGGCCGCGGCGCTCGGGAAGATGAAGGTGAGGAGCGATGCGCCGATCAGCACCCACAGCCCCGTGATGAGGAACGAGCCCCAGGCGGAGAAGTCGCGGCGGCTGACGAAGGCGTAGCCCGTGAGCACGGCGAACGTGCTGCCGGTGAGGAGGGCCGCCTGCGACGTGACGCCGGGCGCGTTGCGCTCCATCAGCATCAGGAACGGCGCGAGGAACACGCCCTCCGCGAACGTGAACGCGAAGGTCAGCGCGATGTTCACCGGGAAGCGGTCCCGCAAGGCCTGCGCGGCCATGAGCGGGACGAACGTCGCGATGAACATGATGAAGGGATGCTGCCAGGCGAAGCCGAGCAGCGCGGGCTGCGTCTGCGCGAACGCGACGCCGAGCATCGTGACGAGGATGCTCGCGAAGACGAGGGAATACGTGCGGCGGACCAGCGTCGCGCGCTCGGCGCCCGTGCGGACGGGAGCGGCGGATGCGTAGAGCCGAGAGACACCCATGCGGCGAAACTCCGAGTAGAAAGGACGGGGGATAATACCCGGAGTCGCGCGGAGCGTGCCAACAAGAAGCCGCGCGTCCTACGACGCCCGGCGCAGGTCGACGCTGCCGTTGACGGTGCGGAGCCGGACGTGCCGCGAGCCGTCGCCGATCGTGGCGCGCAGCCGCCGCGGGTCGATGCGGCCGCTGATCGTGACGGGGAACTCGGTCCCGACGCGCCCGTTGACGGTCGACAGCTCGACCTCGGCGCCGAGCGTGGCGGGCATCTCGACGGTGACCGAGCCGTTGACGGTGGTGAACTCGAGGTCGCGCGCGTCGCCGGTGTTCAGCATGCGCGCCCACACCGAGCCGTTGACGGTGCGCGCGCTCACCGGCCCGCCGCCGGTCTCGGCGCGCACGCTGCCGTTGACCGTGTTGGCGACGACGTCGGCGGTCGCGCCGCGCACGTCGAGGCCGCCGTTGACGGTCGCGAGGTCGAGCTTCACCCCGCGCGGCACGCGCACGGTGAACTCGACGCTGACCCACCCGTCGCGGTGGTTGCCGTCCCAGTCGCCCGAATGGCGCTCGCCGTGGTAGCCGCGTTCGTCGCAGGTGGTGTTCGCGCCCCAGAGTGCGCAGATGACCATGCCCTGGCCGTCGTCGGCCTTCTGCGCGACGAAGCGCACGTCCTGCGGGTTGGCGTCCCCGCGCGTCGTACGGTCGGCGGTGATGACGACCTGGTCGCCGGACGCCGACTCGACGTGGATCGGTCCGCTGAGATTCTTCACGTACAACC
The Gemmatimonadetes bacterium T265 genome window above contains:
- a CDS encoding putative pterin-4-alpha-carbinolamine dehydratase, with translation MHPDRLTDIPIHRALGQLPGWARKGDELVKNYPFPNFAAGVAFVNRVARVAEAANHHPDLDLRYAKVVCHLTTHSAGGITQKDLDMAGAIERVAGS
- a CDS encoding BAX inhibitor protein, with protein sequence MGVSRLYASAAPVRTGAERATLVRRTYSLVFASILVTMLGVAFAQTQPALLGFAWQHPFIMFIATFVPLMAAQALRDRFPVNIALTFAFTFAEGVFLAPFLMLMERNAPGVTSQAALLTGSTFAVLTGYAFVSRRDFSAWGSFLITGLWVLIGASLLTFIFPSAAAGLWIAGVGTLLFSGLLVFDTWRLRNVYGPDDYVIAAVQIYLDLLNMFLFILRLLGGGRRN